In Pyrus communis chromosome 1, drPyrComm1.1, whole genome shotgun sequence, the following are encoded in one genomic region:
- the LOC137738379 gene encoding VIN3-like protein 1 isoform X1, giving the protein MELEDKFVSKVSGVQSLSSSVQSTPEKNGHSDDASRSPELLQEFLKSGPKKELLRTCFEKDKKNLNSSKNKMTEPLKTTNKTSKKQDAKKASSSPNILPKKQGRKGENPMRLSPASDQSPEFGSSSSWICKNSACRAVLSIDDAFCRRCSCCICHLFDDNKDPSLWLVCTSESGGGDSCGLSCHIECALQRAKVGVVDLGQLMQLDGSYCCASCGKVSGILGNWKKQLIVAKDARRVDVLCYRIYLSYRLLHGTSKFNELHEIVKEAKSKLETEVGPVNGVSAKMARGIVSRLSIAGDVLKLCSLAIQKADEWLANVSNADQNSREGSLPAACKFIFQEVASSSVVIILIELSNASSDDIKGYKLWYYKSREESHTKEPSCIFPRSQRRILISNLQPCTEYTFRIISYTEAGDLGHSEAKCFTKSVEIIHSSSLSPVSRNHKKENQIIEADSSAKRESETTTAVGPSSEFKVRDLGKVLRLAWAQEQGNSEGFCSADKETCCGVSSTIKTETPQEPLPSVSHRLDLNVASMPDLNEELTPPFESSRDEDNGYTLQHAVEADDDAASHDLVKNGLARSHGSGDSQTWTLGPHGDVPAVDSRAEVGRKRAANTNEEIYDCDSTLINGPPAHISNGSYCLDENFEYCVKIIRWLECEGHITQEFRLKLLTWFSLRSTEQERRVVNTFIHTMIEDPSSLAGQLVDSFSDIVSNKRPRNGFCSKLWH; this is encoded by the exons TTTCTGGTGTTCAAAGCCTCTCTTCCAGCGTGCAAAGCACTCCCGAGAAGAATGGGCATTCAGATGATGCTTCACGAAGTCCAGAGCTTCTTCAAGAGTTTCTGAAATCAGGTCCCAAGAAGGAACTCCTTCGAACTTGCTTTGAAAAGGACAAGAAAAACTTGAAttcatcaaaaaataaaatgactgAACCTTTGAAGACTACTAACAAGACGAGTAAGAAGCAGGATGCAAAGAAAGCTTCTTCTAGTCCAAATATTCTTCCTAAAAAGCAAGGCAGAAAGGGGGAAAATCCTATGCGACTCTCACCAGCTTCTGATCAGTCTCCAGAATTTGGATCTTCAAGCTCATGGATCTGTAAAAACTCTGCTTGTAGAGCTGTTCTATCCATAGATGACGCATTTTGCAGGAGGTGCTCTTGCTGTATCTGTCATTTGTTTGATGACAACAAGGACCCTAGCCTTTGGTTAGTGTGCACATCTGAATCTGGTGGCGGAGATTCCTGTGGGTTGTCTTGTCACATCGAGTGCGCCCTTCAACGTGCAAAGGTGGGAGTTGTTGATCTCGGGCAATTGATGCAGCTAGATGGTAGTTATTGTTGCGCTTCCTGTGGTAAAGTTTCGGGGATACTGGG AAATTGGAAGAAGCAGCTCATTGTGGCAAAGGATGCTCGCCGTGTTGATGTACTTTGTTATAGGATATACTTGAGTTACAGACTCTTGCATGGGACTTCAAAATTTAATGAACTACATGAAATTGTGAAAGAAGCAAAGTCTAAGCTAGAGACAGAAGTTGGCCCAGTGAATGGCGTTTCTGCAAAGATGGCACGAGGAATAGTCAGCAGACTATCAATTGCTGGTGACGTGCTGAAACTCTGCTCCCTTGCAATTCAGAAAGCAGATGAATGGCTGGCCAATGTTTCTAATGCGGATCAAAATTCCCGAG AGGGTTCACTTCCTGCAGCATGcaagtttatttttcaagaaGTGGCATCATCCTCTGTTGTGATTATATTGATTGAATTGTCTAATGCATCGTCTGACGACATTAAGGGCTACAAGCTCTGGTATTACAAGAGTCGAGAAGAATCACACACAAAAGAGCCTAGTTGTATCTTTCCAAGATCTCagagaaggattttgatatcCAATCTGCAGCCTTGCACAGAGTATACGTTTAGGATAATATCTTATACGGAGGCTGGTGACTTGGGTCACTCTGAGGCAAAGTGTTTCACCAAGAGTGTTGAGATAATTCACAGTAGCTCCCTTTCACCAGTTTCCAGGAATCATAAGAAAGAGAATCAGATCATCGAAGCAGATTCTAGTGCCAAGAGAGAGTCTGAAACTACAACAGCAGTTGGTCCTTCTTCTGAGTTTAAAGTTCGAGATCTTGGAAAGGTACTTCGTCTGGCTTGGGCTCAAGAACAAGGCAACTCTGAGGGGTTTTGTAGTGCTGATAAAGAAACGTGCTGTGGAGTAAGCAGCACAATAAAAACTGAAACTCCACAAGAACCATTGCCTTCAGTTTCACACAGGCTTGACTTAAATGTTGCTTCAATGCCTGATCTGAATGAAGAGCTAACCCCGCCATTTGAGTCCTCCAGAGATGAAGACAATGGATACACTTTGCAGCATGCTGTTGAAGCAGATGATGATGCTGCCTCTCATGACCTAGTGAAGAATGGTTTAGCAAGATCACATGGTAGTGGTGATTCGCAGACCTGGACTCTCGGGCCTCATGGAGATGTCCCAGCTGTTGATTCCCGGGCAGAAGTTGGCAGGAAGAGGGCAGCAAACACAAATGAAGAAATATATGATTGTGACAGCACGCTAATAAACGGGCCACCGGCGCATATTTCTAATGGTTCTTATTGCTTGGACGAGAACTTTGAGTACTGTGTGAAAATAATCCGGTGGTTGGAATGTGAGGGTCACATTACACAGGAATTCAGGTTGAAATTGCTAACATGGTTTAGTTTGAGATCGACTGAGCAGGAGCGTAGGGTGGTCAATACCTTTATTCATACTATGATCGAGGATCCAAGTAGCTTGGCAGGACAGTTAGTTGACTCATTTTCAGATATCGTGTCCAACAAGAGGCCACGAAATGGATTCTGTAGTAAGCTGTGGCATTAA
- the LOC137738379 gene encoding VIN3-like protein 1 isoform X2: MTEPLKTTNKTSKKQDAKKASSSPNILPKKQGRKGENPMRLSPASDQSPEFGSSSSWICKNSACRAVLSIDDAFCRRCSCCICHLFDDNKDPSLWLVCTSESGGGDSCGLSCHIECALQRAKVGVVDLGQLMQLDGSYCCASCGKVSGILGNWKKQLIVAKDARRVDVLCYRIYLSYRLLHGTSKFNELHEIVKEAKSKLETEVGPVNGVSAKMARGIVSRLSIAGDVLKLCSLAIQKADEWLANVSNADQNSREGSLPAACKFIFQEVASSSVVIILIELSNASSDDIKGYKLWYYKSREESHTKEPSCIFPRSQRRILISNLQPCTEYTFRIISYTEAGDLGHSEAKCFTKSVEIIHSSSLSPVSRNHKKENQIIEADSSAKRESETTTAVGPSSEFKVRDLGKVLRLAWAQEQGNSEGFCSADKETCCGVSSTIKTETPQEPLPSVSHRLDLNVASMPDLNEELTPPFESSRDEDNGYTLQHAVEADDDAASHDLVKNGLARSHGSGDSQTWTLGPHGDVPAVDSRAEVGRKRAANTNEEIYDCDSTLINGPPAHISNGSYCLDENFEYCVKIIRWLECEGHITQEFRLKLLTWFSLRSTEQERRVVNTFIHTMIEDPSSLAGQLVDSFSDIVSNKRPRNGFCSKLWH, encoded by the exons atgactgAACCTTTGAAGACTACTAACAAGACGAGTAAGAAGCAGGATGCAAAGAAAGCTTCTTCTAGTCCAAATATTCTTCCTAAAAAGCAAGGCAGAAAGGGGGAAAATCCTATGCGACTCTCACCAGCTTCTGATCAGTCTCCAGAATTTGGATCTTCAAGCTCATGGATCTGTAAAAACTCTGCTTGTAGAGCTGTTCTATCCATAGATGACGCATTTTGCAGGAGGTGCTCTTGCTGTATCTGTCATTTGTTTGATGACAACAAGGACCCTAGCCTTTGGTTAGTGTGCACATCTGAATCTGGTGGCGGAGATTCCTGTGGGTTGTCTTGTCACATCGAGTGCGCCCTTCAACGTGCAAAGGTGGGAGTTGTTGATCTCGGGCAATTGATGCAGCTAGATGGTAGTTATTGTTGCGCTTCCTGTGGTAAAGTTTCGGGGATACTGGG AAATTGGAAGAAGCAGCTCATTGTGGCAAAGGATGCTCGCCGTGTTGATGTACTTTGTTATAGGATATACTTGAGTTACAGACTCTTGCATGGGACTTCAAAATTTAATGAACTACATGAAATTGTGAAAGAAGCAAAGTCTAAGCTAGAGACAGAAGTTGGCCCAGTGAATGGCGTTTCTGCAAAGATGGCACGAGGAATAGTCAGCAGACTATCAATTGCTGGTGACGTGCTGAAACTCTGCTCCCTTGCAATTCAGAAAGCAGATGAATGGCTGGCCAATGTTTCTAATGCGGATCAAAATTCCCGAG AGGGTTCACTTCCTGCAGCATGcaagtttatttttcaagaaGTGGCATCATCCTCTGTTGTGATTATATTGATTGAATTGTCTAATGCATCGTCTGACGACATTAAGGGCTACAAGCTCTGGTATTACAAGAGTCGAGAAGAATCACACACAAAAGAGCCTAGTTGTATCTTTCCAAGATCTCagagaaggattttgatatcCAATCTGCAGCCTTGCACAGAGTATACGTTTAGGATAATATCTTATACGGAGGCTGGTGACTTGGGTCACTCTGAGGCAAAGTGTTTCACCAAGAGTGTTGAGATAATTCACAGTAGCTCCCTTTCACCAGTTTCCAGGAATCATAAGAAAGAGAATCAGATCATCGAAGCAGATTCTAGTGCCAAGAGAGAGTCTGAAACTACAACAGCAGTTGGTCCTTCTTCTGAGTTTAAAGTTCGAGATCTTGGAAAGGTACTTCGTCTGGCTTGGGCTCAAGAACAAGGCAACTCTGAGGGGTTTTGTAGTGCTGATAAAGAAACGTGCTGTGGAGTAAGCAGCACAATAAAAACTGAAACTCCACAAGAACCATTGCCTTCAGTTTCACACAGGCTTGACTTAAATGTTGCTTCAATGCCTGATCTGAATGAAGAGCTAACCCCGCCATTTGAGTCCTCCAGAGATGAAGACAATGGATACACTTTGCAGCATGCTGTTGAAGCAGATGATGATGCTGCCTCTCATGACCTAGTGAAGAATGGTTTAGCAAGATCACATGGTAGTGGTGATTCGCAGACCTGGACTCTCGGGCCTCATGGAGATGTCCCAGCTGTTGATTCCCGGGCAGAAGTTGGCAGGAAGAGGGCAGCAAACACAAATGAAGAAATATATGATTGTGACAGCACGCTAATAAACGGGCCACCGGCGCATATTTCTAATGGTTCTTATTGCTTGGACGAGAACTTTGAGTACTGTGTGAAAATAATCCGGTGGTTGGAATGTGAGGGTCACATTACACAGGAATTCAGGTTGAAATTGCTAACATGGTTTAGTTTGAGATCGACTGAGCAGGAGCGTAGGGTGGTCAATACCTTTATTCATACTATGATCGAGGATCCAAGTAGCTTGGCAGGACAGTTAGTTGACTCATTTTCAGATATCGTGTCCAACAAGAGGCCACGAAATGGATTCTGTAGTAAGCTGTGGCATTAA